One Synechococcus sp. PROS-9-1 DNA window includes the following coding sequences:
- a CDS encoding Wzz/FepE/Etk N-terminal domain-containing protein, producing the protein MTSSHTPSPIENPSTDDEIDLRQVGGALLRHKRLIGAVAGWALVLSTLYAFTRKPVWEGQFQIVLQNNEQPSSGAAALLQTNPGLAGLIGAGGGESQLETEVKILESPSVLKPVFDFVKASKAKTGEDVSAWRYSSWVGNLTIELAKGTSVLEIAYRDTQEDLILPVIDRISKTYQAYSGRDRAKGLTQAISYLDEQIELFTTKSAESLRAAQQYAINEDLTALKGEGANDNEIKNSINIEAIRVQAANQIRSINEQLIQLNQLNDNPETLMYLGRNIPELAAQELPQTLDALDTELALLRAKFTDKDDSIRRVLEKRRLLIEVFKRQTYGYLYAQRTAAQARLKAAERPKGVLIKFRELLREAARDEATLTKLEAERQVLSLEKARKQEPWELISTPTLLDNPVAPRKKRMMALGLLAGLVAGSGAALVVDRRTGLVFSRDELKGLLPCPLLKHLSALAPNSWHDAADLLANGPLSVPAPGPIALIPVGNVPSDQLQRLRSELQQALGSRELLVSSDLRQTSRCATQLLLTAPGVATRTQLSQFKQKLALQGTPLAGWVLLDPDLELG; encoded by the coding sequence ATGACGAGCAGCCATACCCCCTCCCCCATCGAGAACCCATCAACAGACGATGAGATCGATCTGCGCCAAGTGGGCGGGGCCCTGCTTCGCCATAAGCGCCTGATTGGAGCTGTTGCGGGATGGGCGCTCGTCCTTTCCACCCTCTATGCCTTCACTCGCAAACCAGTGTGGGAAGGGCAATTTCAGATCGTGCTGCAAAACAATGAGCAACCTTCCAGTGGTGCGGCTGCCTTGCTTCAAACCAATCCAGGCTTAGCCGGATTGATCGGAGCTGGCGGTGGTGAAAGCCAATTGGAAACCGAGGTCAAAATTCTCGAAAGCCCTTCGGTGCTCAAGCCGGTTTTCGATTTCGTGAAAGCCAGCAAAGCCAAAACAGGTGAGGACGTCAGCGCGTGGCGCTACTCGAGTTGGGTGGGAAATCTCACGATCGAACTCGCCAAAGGCACCTCCGTGCTCGAGATCGCCTACCGCGACACCCAGGAAGACTTGATTCTTCCGGTAATTGATCGCATCTCTAAGACCTACCAGGCCTATTCCGGACGCGACAGAGCGAAGGGCTTAACCCAGGCGATTTCCTATCTCGATGAACAGATAGAGCTTTTCACTACGAAAAGCGCCGAGTCACTCCGGGCGGCTCAGCAATACGCCATTAATGAAGACCTCACAGCTTTAAAGGGCGAAGGAGCTAACGATAATGAAATCAAAAATTCAATAAACATCGAAGCCATCAGAGTGCAGGCCGCCAATCAAATCCGAAGCATTAACGAACAACTCATACAACTTAATCAACTCAACGATAATCCGGAAACTTTAATGTATTTGGGGAGAAATATCCCCGAGCTTGCTGCTCAGGAATTACCTCAAACTCTTGACGCTCTTGACACTGAGCTCGCCCTCCTACGCGCCAAATTCACCGATAAGGATGACTCGATCAGAAGGGTATTAGAGAAACGCCGCCTGCTGATTGAGGTATTTAAACGCCAAACATATGGTTATCTATATGCCCAGCGAACTGCAGCGCAAGCAAGACTCAAGGCGGCGGAACGTCCTAAGGGAGTGTTGATCAAGTTCAGGGAACTTCTACGCGAAGCTGCCCGTGATGAAGCCACGCTTACCAAATTAGAAGCGGAGCGCCAGGTACTTTCACTTGAAAAAGCCCGCAAACAAGAGCCATGGGAGTTGATCTCTACCCCGACCTTGCTTGACAACCCAGTGGCCCCCCGCAAAAAGCGGATGATGGCGCTGGGTTTGCTGGCCGGCTTGGTCGCTGGAAGCGGTGCTGCCCTTGTGGTGGATCGCCGCACCGGGCTGGTGTTCAGCCGTGATGAGCTCAAGGGATTGCTGCCTTGCCCTCTGCTCAAGCACCTCTCTGCGCTTGCCCCCAACAGCTGGCATGACGCCGCTGATCTCTTGGCCAACGGCCCCCTAAGCGTGCCCGCCCCTGGACCGATTGCTCTCATTCCCGTAGGCAATGTTCCCAGTGATCAGCTGCAGCGCTTGCGCTCCGAGCTGCAACAGGCCCTTGGCAGCCGTGAGCTGCTAGTGAGCAGCGACCTGCGCCAAACCAGCCGTTGCGCCACCCAGCTGCTGCTCACTGCCCCAGGCGTAGCCACACGCACCCAGCTGTCCCAGTTCAAACAGAAATTGGCGCTTCAAGGCACCCCTCTGGCTGGTTGGGTGCTGCTTGATCCTGATCTGGAGCTGGGTTGA